From Phragmites australis chromosome 5, lpPhrAust1.1, whole genome shotgun sequence, a single genomic window includes:
- the LOC133919414 gene encoding auxin-responsive protein SAUR36-like, giving the protein MLTRRHGGFRLGRKLLSAWRWALCHRRRRRGCGYLRLQPCPGGNRSPSAAAAVISAKKQQQQQHDVMPRLDSPRMLLTWGRSLARRMRLLRRHPADRLLEDAGEATTPKGQVAVYVSGAEPGESMRYVVPVVYFNHPLFGELLREAEEEFGFEHPGGITIPCAASRFERAAAVAAAGGGLKKVSGWC; this is encoded by the coding sequence atGCTCACGAGGCGGCACGGAGGGTTCCGGCTCGGCCGGAAGCTGCTCAGCGCCTGGCGCTGGGCGCTctgccaccgtcgccgccgccgaggctgCGGGTACCTCCGCCTGCAGCCATGCCCGGGAGGCAACAGATCCCCCTCGGCAGCTGCGGCGGTGATCAGCgccaagaagcagcagcagcagcagcacgacgTCATGCCGCGGCTCGATTCTCCGCGGATGCTGCTGACGTGGGGGCGGTCGCTCGCGCGGCGGATGAGGCTCCTGCGCCGGCACCCCGCAGACCGGCTGCTGGAGGACGCCGGGGAGGCCACCACGCCGAAGGGGCAGGTGGCGGTGTACGTCAGCGGGGCCGAGCCCGGGGAGTCGATGCGGTACGTGGTGCCGGTGGTGTACTTCAACCACCCGCTGTTCGGGGAGCTGCTgcgcgaggccgaggaggagttCGGCTTCGAGCACCCCGGCGGGATCACCATCCCGTGCGCGGCCTCGCGGTTCGAGCGCGCGGCCGCCGTGGCCGCCGCGGGCGGCGGCTTGAAGAAGGTGTCCGGCTGGTGTTAG